A genomic stretch from Algoriphagus halophilus includes:
- a CDS encoding VCBS repeat-containing protein, translated as MNFLFKSKTSIIVLGILVYITQGNTLLAQSANTPLFAKISTKKAGVTFKNQLKEDQKNNILRYEYFYNGGGVAVGDLDNDGLEDLFFTGNMSPNKVFRNLGNWKFEDKTKSAGVAGKEVWTTGVSMADVNADGLLDIYVCYSGKGSPEFRKNELWINQGDFTFSEEAEKYGLADPSNSTQAVFFDFDRDGDLDMFLLNHHIEVINELEFSEVKNIRHPYAGDKLYRNDQGKFIDISEQAGIKGSALGFGLGVVVSDINQDGWPDLLVTNDYIEPDYLYMNQKDGTFSDQMKEYFQHISHFSMGADISDINNDGNLDIYTLDMLPEDNERQKLLYGPENYEQYALMIQEGFHHQNMRNMLQLNQGDGNFAEIGQLANISNSDWSWSALFFDATNSGNKDLFISNGYFRDYTNRDFLKYKGDYYFQQAIAKEKADTLHLVTSMTSTPVHNYIFENQGNLDFKDRSDDWGMDEKGFSSGAVYADLDNDGDLDLVVSNLNDFASLYENKSGKSNWIQLSLSSQGQNTFGIGAKVEISSDTETQTLEVQPVRGFQSSVSPRIHAGIGNDQQINKIEISWPDGTIQTIQNIQPNQFITINKENTSSTESVEATAPLLSKSSNTPPYSPIPPTFNDFKRQPLMLTMASYIHPILASGDLNKDGNPEVFVGGEKGNPGKIYSLSEGKWTEYAGFRSSPEFTDAVAIFEDFNGDGNQDLFLGSGGYHDYIGSDDALNDRLYLNNGTGKLVRQSSYPTYKFSTGTAQSIDINGDGAADLFVGAKLIPGRYPIIPASKVLINDGKGNFTDQTSSYLPEEGKIGMITGSEKLDLNADGKMDLVLVGEFLPITILINTDSGFQNQTSSYFKNELSGWWGSLSKADMDGDGDLDLIAGNFGLNSQFEANENKSLRLYASDFDQNGSIDPILECFVGDKMYPFPSRDELLDQMVGMRSRFTDYASYSKATMQDLFSSKELENAQILEANILESVYLENTGSGFNVKPLPRIAQSFPIYAILPIDINKDGNQDLILGGNQSFTRIRIGVIDAGLGLVMLGDGNGNFSPISPAESGISIKGDIKSFLPIQTDLGTQILVGVNQQPLQSFHLK; from the coding sequence ATGAATTTCCTATTTAAATCCAAGACAAGCATCATTGTTCTGGGGATTTTAGTCTATATCACTCAGGGAAATACGCTACTGGCACAAAGTGCTAACACTCCCCTTTTTGCAAAAATCTCAACTAAAAAAGCGGGAGTTACTTTTAAAAACCAATTAAAAGAAGACCAAAAGAACAATATCCTTCGCTATGAGTACTTCTACAATGGAGGGGGTGTAGCTGTGGGTGATTTGGATAATGATGGCTTAGAAGACCTCTTTTTTACAGGAAACATGAGCCCCAATAAAGTCTTCAGGAACTTGGGAAATTGGAAATTTGAGGACAAAACCAAGTCTGCCGGAGTTGCCGGTAAGGAGGTATGGACCACAGGGGTCAGTATGGCAGATGTCAATGCGGATGGTCTGTTGGATATCTATGTTTGCTATTCCGGAAAAGGAAGTCCCGAATTCAGAAAAAACGAGCTTTGGATTAATCAGGGAGACTTTACTTTTAGTGAAGAAGCGGAAAAATATGGACTTGCTGACCCATCTAATAGTACTCAAGCCGTTTTCTTTGATTTTGATCGGGATGGTGATTTGGATATGTTCCTTCTCAATCACCACATAGAAGTAATCAACGAATTGGAGTTTAGTGAAGTCAAAAACATCCGGCACCCCTATGCCGGTGACAAACTCTATAGAAACGACCAGGGGAAATTTATTGATATCAGTGAACAGGCAGGCATCAAAGGTTCTGCATTAGGATTTGGCCTAGGTGTAGTGGTTTCTGATATCAACCAAGATGGATGGCCTGACTTATTAGTCACCAACGACTACATAGAGCCCGATTACCTATACATGAATCAGAAAGACGGGACATTTTCGGACCAAATGAAGGAGTATTTTCAGCACATATCCCATTTTTCTATGGGTGCTGATATCTCAGACATCAACAACGATGGAAATTTGGATATCTATACCTTGGATATGCTGCCAGAGGATAATGAACGGCAAAAACTATTGTATGGTCCCGAAAATTATGAGCAATACGCATTGATGATCCAAGAAGGATTTCACCATCAAAATATGCGAAACATGCTTCAATTGAACCAAGGAGACGGAAACTTTGCTGAAATCGGTCAATTGGCGAATATTTCAAATAGTGACTGGAGTTGGTCAGCTTTGTTTTTTGATGCCACGAACAGCGGCAATAAGGATTTATTTATCAGCAACGGGTACTTTCGGGATTATACCAACCGAGACTTCTTGAAATACAAGGGAGATTATTATTTCCAACAGGCCATAGCCAAAGAAAAAGCAGATACGCTCCACTTGGTCACGTCCATGACTTCCACCCCTGTCCATAATTATATTTTCGAGAATCAAGGAAACCTGGATTTCAAAGACCGATCGGACGATTGGGGGATGGATGAAAAAGGGTTTTCTTCGGGAGCGGTATATGCGGATTTAGACAATGATGGGGATTTGGATTTGGTGGTAAGTAATTTAAATGATTTTGCCAGTTTATATGAAAATAAAAGTGGCAAGTCTAACTGGATTCAACTATCCCTTTCCTCACAGGGTCAAAATACCTTCGGCATCGGGGCAAAGGTTGAAATTAGTTCGGACACAGAAACCCAAACTTTGGAAGTCCAACCAGTCCGTGGGTTTCAATCTTCTGTAAGTCCACGAATTCATGCCGGGATCGGAAATGATCAACAGATTAATAAAATTGAGATAAGCTGGCCTGATGGTACCATTCAAACCATTCAGAATATTCAACCCAACCAGTTCATCACGATAAACAAAGAAAACACTTCCTCCACCGAAAGTGTAGAAGCAACAGCTCCACTCCTTTCTAAGAGTTCAAATACACCTCCCTACTCCCCCATTCCTCCAACTTTTAATGACTTCAAACGTCAACCTTTAATGCTTACCATGGCAAGTTATATCCATCCGATCTTAGCAAGTGGTGACTTAAATAAGGATGGAAACCCTGAGGTTTTTGTAGGAGGAGAAAAAGGAAACCCAGGAAAAATATATTCCCTTTCTGAAGGGAAATGGACTGAATATGCTGGCTTTAGAAGCTCGCCAGAATTTACAGATGCTGTGGCGATTTTTGAGGATTTTAATGGAGATGGAAATCAAGATTTATTCTTGGGAAGTGGTGGATACCATGATTATATAGGTTCTGATGATGCTTTAAACGATCGCTTATACCTCAATAATGGAACAGGTAAACTTGTTCGCCAATCCAGCTATCCTACCTATAAATTCAGTACTGGAACCGCTCAATCCATAGATATCAATGGAGATGGAGCAGCAGATCTTTTTGTTGGGGCTAAACTAATTCCTGGGAGGTACCCTATTATCCCTGCTAGTAAAGTCCTAATCAATGATGGGAAAGGGAATTTCACAGATCAAACATCTTCTTATTTGCCGGAGGAAGGAAAAATAGGAATGATTACGGGATCAGAAAAACTAGATCTGAATGCGGATGGAAAAATGGATTTGGTTCTCGTAGGTGAGTTTCTACCTATTACTATTTTGATCAATACCGATTCTGGCTTTCAAAATCAAACATCTTCCTATTTCAAAAATGAACTTTCAGGTTGGTGGGGAAGTCTCAGCAAAGCAGATATGGATGGAGATGGGGATCTTGATTTGATCGCCGGAAACTTCGGTTTAAACTCTCAATTTGAAGCTAACGAAAACAAATCGTTGAGATTATATGCTTCAGATTTTGACCAAAATGGTTCCATAGATCCGATTTTAGAATGTTTTGTAGGAGATAAAATGTATCCATTTCCAAGTAGGGATGAATTATTGGATCAAATGGTAGGTATGAGAAGTCGATTTACGGATTATGCATCCTACTCTAAAGCAACGATGCAGGATTTATTTTCCTCCAAAGAGTTGGAGAATGCACAAATACTTGAGGCCAATATATTAGAGTCGGTTTATTTAGAAAATACTGGATCAGGTTTTAACGTTAAACCATTACCTAGAATTGCTCAATCATTCCCCATTTATGCCATTCTACCTATAGATATCAATAAAGATGGAAATCAAGACCTCATTTTAGGAGGAAACCAATCTTTCACAAGAATTCGAATTGGAGTGATCGACGCTGGCTTAGGTCTCGTCATGTTAGGAGATGGAAATGGAAACTTCAGTCCCATATCTCCTGCTGAATCCGGTATTTCCATCAAAGGGGACATCAAATCCTTCTTGCCTATCCAAACTGATTTAGGAACTCAAATCTTAGTAGGCGTCAACCAACAGCCTCTGCAAAGCTTTCACTTAAAATGA
- a CDS encoding ROK family transcriptional regulator, whose protein sequence is MHLINPQEVIDKMDGVVEIKSYLNKIKIIKNLYLKGANTASEICAEVGISLPTVNALLSDLMASGEVIKHGRAESQGGRKPDLYRLAEDAFYVLSVDLSKFQANFALYSCNQTLAFPKESHKITLDNEKETFDHLCDLIDSYLKRTEIKPEKVIAIGISMPGLVDSVGGVNYTYLRFGKKSLIENLEERFSKKIYMENDARAMTLAEFKFGSDHSHKNVLGIFVGWGIGLGIIIDGKLYQGASGFAGEFSHSPIFESRDVTCICGKKGCLEAVASGTAIVRMAEDAIKLDKDSILARMVRDHKGELEPALVVEAALAGDQRAITILSEAGLDLGRGISILIQLLNPELIIIGGSVAEANQYLITPIQQALNIYSMAKSREKSQLALYQLGEDVGLLGGVAVVNEKLFEDVINRLS, encoded by the coding sequence ATGCATCTAATAAACCCGCAAGAAGTTATTGATAAGATGGACGGTGTCGTCGAAATCAAGAGCTATCTTAATAAGATTAAAATCATCAAAAACTTATACCTGAAAGGGGCAAACACTGCAAGTGAAATTTGTGCCGAAGTAGGGATCTCTCTTCCCACCGTAAATGCCTTGTTATCGGACTTGATGGCTTCTGGGGAAGTAATCAAGCATGGTAGAGCTGAATCCCAAGGGGGAAGAAAACCTGACTTATACCGATTGGCAGAGGATGCCTTTTATGTTTTATCGGTAGATTTATCCAAATTTCAAGCAAACTTCGCCCTATATTCCTGTAATCAAACATTAGCATTTCCTAAAGAAAGCCATAAGATCACACTGGACAATGAAAAAGAGACTTTTGATCATCTATGTGATTTGATTGATTCTTACCTGAAAAGGACGGAAATCAAGCCTGAAAAAGTGATTGCCATTGGGATCTCTATGCCTGGTTTAGTGGACTCTGTCGGAGGCGTCAACTACACTTATTTAAGATTTGGGAAAAAGTCTCTCATTGAAAATCTTGAGGAACGGTTTTCCAAGAAAATATACATGGAGAACGATGCCCGGGCAATGACCTTGGCAGAGTTCAAATTTGGTTCAGATCATTCTCACAAAAATGTCTTAGGGATATTCGTGGGTTGGGGAATTGGCTTAGGAATAATTATTGATGGTAAATTGTATCAAGGTGCTTCTGGATTTGCCGGTGAATTTTCGCATTCTCCAATATTTGAATCACGCGACGTTACCTGCATTTGTGGGAAGAAAGGATGTTTAGAAGCAGTTGCTTCAGGAACTGCCATCGTAAGAATGGCTGAAGATGCCATTAAGCTTGACAAAGACAGCATTTTGGCTAGGATGGTCAGAGATCACAAAGGTGAACTCGAACCAGCTTTAGTAGTGGAAGCTGCTCTTGCAGGCGATCAAAGAGCGATTACCATTCTTTCGGAGGCAGGCCTTGATTTGGGTAGAGGTATTTCTATATTAATACAGTTATTAAATCCTGAATTAATCATCATTGGAGGTTCCGTGGCAGAGGCCAATCAGTATTTGATTACTCCAATCCAACAAGCACTGAACATTTACAGTATGGCAAAATCCCGTGAAAAGTCCCAATTAGCGCTCTATCAGTTAGGTGAAGATGTTGGACTTTTGGGAGGGGTTGCAGTTGTAAACGAAAAACTGTTTGAAGATGTCATCAATCGATTGAGTTAA
- a CDS encoding toxin-antitoxin system YwqK family antitoxin — MKFILILGATLFSFSLFAQQSSIVKLYNSDSTIMATGVMEGTSKEGLWKYYNPKTNQILSEGNYQNGQKEGTWTSYNARGLKKVVADYKDGKLFGPAKVYDLDGALITEMIFQDSVLVGQFTEYYGKTGNPEYIPFKQVKREGSYENGMKTGQWVTYHEFGETAIVEYFKENKREGPYLEYDPEGILMIEATYKNGQLDGDFKRYFYPNRPIEEGKYSNGVKVGTWKRYYPENNRLEAVETYDQYGKKTGDWTYFYENGRMARLEKYKNGIAEGTWEEYFPNKSLSKRQTFELGIPVGEYVEFHSTGEPSVFGNYASGMKTGLWKSYFPDGELYSIGEYRNDQQSGVWKYFNKIGILIAEGSFNLGLEEGQWFYYYDGGQLKSVGTYKLGKEDGIWGLFYDNKKLTQEEFWESGKLLNVGEYYSYDGTETYEKGTLKDGNGTRITYYVTGKKESEGSYKQGKAEGIWTFYHENGRKASEGTMKDGKKEGTWRYYNPSGRLEDLINYKEDEVVVEKEENQIIRFN, encoded by the coding sequence ATGAAATTTATCCTGATTCTAGGTGCAACCTTATTTTCATTCTCCCTTTTTGCCCAACAATCTTCAATAGTGAAGCTATATAATTCTGATTCTACAATTATGGCAACAGGGGTAATGGAAGGCACTAGCAAAGAAGGGCTGTGGAAATATTACAACCCTAAAACAAACCAAATACTTTCTGAAGGAAATTATCAAAATGGACAAAAAGAGGGAACTTGGACTTCCTATAATGCCAGGGGGCTGAAAAAAGTCGTGGCAGACTATAAGGATGGAAAGTTGTTTGGTCCCGCCAAAGTATATGATTTGGATGGAGCTTTAATTACAGAAATGATTTTTCAGGACAGTGTATTGGTAGGACAATTCACTGAATATTATGGGAAGACAGGTAATCCCGAATATATTCCTTTTAAACAGGTCAAAAGAGAAGGCTCCTATGAAAACGGAATGAAAACCGGTCAGTGGGTTACTTACCATGAATTCGGTGAAACAGCCATAGTTGAATATTTCAAAGAAAACAAAAGAGAAGGCCCTTACCTGGAATATGATCCAGAAGGAATATTAATGATAGAGGCTACTTATAAAAATGGGCAGCTAGACGGAGATTTTAAACGCTACTTCTATCCAAATAGACCCATAGAGGAAGGCAAGTATTCCAATGGAGTAAAAGTTGGAACTTGGAAAAGGTATTACCCTGAAAACAATAGACTTGAAGCTGTAGAGACCTATGATCAATATGGGAAAAAGACAGGTGATTGGACCTATTTTTATGAAAATGGCCGGATGGCTAGATTGGAAAAATATAAAAATGGGATTGCAGAGGGAACTTGGGAAGAATATTTCCCAAACAAAAGCCTTTCTAAAAGGCAAACCTTTGAGTTAGGGATTCCTGTAGGAGAATATGTGGAATTCCATAGTACCGGCGAACCATCCGTTTTTGGAAATTATGCCTCGGGAATGAAGACAGGTCTTTGGAAAAGCTATTTTCCTGATGGGGAACTTTATTCCATAGGTGAATATAGAAATGATCAGCAAAGTGGAGTCTGGAAATACTTCAATAAAATCGGAATCTTAATAGCAGAAGGAAGCTTCAACTTGGGACTGGAGGAAGGGCAATGGTTTTACTATTATGATGGGGGCCAGTTAAAATCTGTAGGAACCTATAAACTAGGTAAAGAGGATGGAATTTGGGGTTTGTTCTATGATAATAAAAAACTTACTCAGGAAGAATTTTGGGAGTCTGGGAAATTGCTAAACGTCGGAGAATATTATTCTTACGATGGGACAGAAACCTATGAAAAAGGCACATTAAAGGACGGAAATGGCACTAGGATTACCTATTACGTAACAGGTAAAAAAGAATCGGAAGGAAGTTATAAGCAAGGAAAAGCTGAAGGAATTTGGACATTTTACCATGAAAATGGTAGAAAAGCATCCGAAGGAACCATGAAAGATGGAAAGAAAGAAGGTACTTGGAGATATTACAATCCGTCTGGAAGGTTGGAGGATTTGATTAATTATAAAGAAGATGAGGTGGTGGTTGAAAAAGAGGAAAATCAAATAATCAGATTTAATTAA
- a CDS encoding 3-oxoacyl-ACP synthase III family protein, whose protein sequence is MKKSKILGVGHSLPERIVTNTELSGMMDTNDDWIVERTGIEQRRWFTPGVDTVTSLSKDASIMALKRAGLEAKDLDFIVFATVTPDYYVPGNGVLLQRELGIPGIGALDIRNACSGFIYALSVADQFIKTGMYRNILVVGAEIQSSGLDKSNEGRSSAVIFADGAGAVVLSATDQEDSGILSTHLHADGNFAEELYCKDPGSSREDRYSKELFDSGSFFLKMNGNVVFKHAIVRFIEVINEALEANGKTKEEIDLLVPHQANLRISQYIQQKLDFPDEKVFNNIMYYGNTTGATIPIALSEAWEQGRIKEGDLVCLAAFGSGFTWASALLTW, encoded by the coding sequence ATGAAGAAATCCAAAATTTTAGGAGTGGGCCATTCCTTGCCTGAAAGGATTGTGACCAATACGGAATTATCAGGTATGATGGATACCAATGATGATTGGATTGTAGAACGTACGGGAATTGAACAAAGAAGATGGTTTACACCAGGAGTAGATACCGTCACCAGTTTATCCAAAGACGCTTCAATCATGGCATTAAAAAGAGCTGGGTTAGAAGCAAAAGACTTGGATTTCATCGTTTTTGCGACAGTTACACCCGATTATTATGTACCAGGGAATGGAGTCCTGTTACAGCGTGAACTGGGAATCCCCGGTATTGGAGCCTTAGACATCAGAAATGCCTGCTCAGGATTTATATATGCCTTGTCAGTAGCAGACCAATTTATCAAAACCGGCATGTACCGAAACATATTGGTAGTGGGAGCAGAAATTCAATCTTCAGGATTGGATAAAAGCAATGAAGGCAGGTCAAGTGCGGTGATTTTTGCTGATGGAGCTGGTGCTGTGGTTTTGAGTGCAACTGATCAAGAAGATTCAGGTATTCTCTCCACGCACTTACATGCTGACGGAAATTTTGCGGAGGAACTTTATTGCAAAGACCCAGGCAGTTCCAGAGAAGATCGTTATTCCAAAGAATTATTTGATTCCGGTAGTTTCTTTTTAAAGATGAATGGAAATGTGGTTTTCAAACACGCCATCGTCCGGTTCATAGAAGTGATCAATGAAGCCTTAGAGGCAAACGGTAAAACCAAAGAAGAAATAGATTTACTGGTCCCTCATCAAGCCAACTTGCGTATTAGCCAATACATCCAGCAAAAATTGGACTTCCCTGATGAAAAAGTGTTCAACAATATCATGTATTATGGAAATACCACTGGCGCAACCATTCCAATTGCCTTGAGTGAAGCTTGGGAACAGGGTAGAATCAAAGAAGGTGACTTAGTTTGTTTAGCAGCATTTGGTTCAGGTTTCACATGGGCATCAGCATTATTAACATGGTAA
- a CDS encoding SOS response-associated peptidase, whose protein sequence is MCGRYSLSKSKIELEERFQAEMLSDFHPRYNIAPTQLVPVITSASPNGFSYFYWGITPEFGKNKPVALKLINAKSETVDQKVSFKSSFQKRRCIIPADGFYEWKKLGKKTKIPYRFTMREGELFSMAGIWEEYESVNGETQHTFLILTTTPNEVVSDVHDRMPVILNKEGEKKWLDSYSKVEDLKSLFEPISSDFLLSYTVSPLVNSVQNDTPAVMRKTSPMDQHGNYTLFG, encoded by the coding sequence ATGTGTGGACGTTATTCATTAAGCAAAAGTAAAATTGAATTGGAAGAAAGGTTCCAGGCTGAGATGCTTTCTGATTTTCATCCCAGATATAACATCGCCCCTACCCAGTTGGTACCAGTCATCACCTCGGCGAGCCCAAATGGTTTTTCTTATTTTTATTGGGGAATTACACCAGAGTTTGGTAAAAACAAACCTGTCGCATTGAAATTGATCAATGCCAAATCCGAAACTGTAGATCAAAAGGTTTCTTTTAAAAGTTCTTTCCAAAAAAGAAGATGTATAATTCCTGCAGACGGCTTTTATGAATGGAAAAAACTCGGTAAAAAAACAAAAATCCCTTACCGCTTTACCATGAGAGAAGGAGAATTGTTCTCCATGGCAGGCATTTGGGAGGAGTACGAATCTGTAAATGGAGAAACCCAACATACATTCTTAATTTTGACGACCACCCCAAATGAGGTTGTTTCCGATGTGCATGATAGAATGCCAGTCATTTTGAACAAAGAAGGTGAAAAAAAATGGTTGGATAGTTACTCCAAAGTTGAAGACCTAAAAAGCCTTTTTGAGCCGATATCTTCCGATTTCCTCTTAAGCTACACTGTCTCACCTTTGGTGAATTCTGTTCAGAATGATACCCCTGCGGTCATGCGAAAAACATCTCCGATGGACCAACATGGAAATTACACCTTGTTTGGCTAA